The following nucleotide sequence is from Psychroserpens sp. Hel_I_66.
TTTCACCTTACAATCAGCAGTAGCTGCAACTTGTGCAATACCACTTCCCATTGTTCCTCCTCCTATGATTCCTACATTCATATGTTTACTTTTTGATGAAATCCTGAAACGATTTCAGGATGACAACTTTATTATCTTCCTTTAAATTCTGGCTTACGTTTTCCTATAAATGCTGCAACACCTTCTTGATAATCTACACTTTGCGCTGCTTGAATTTGTAATTTAGATTCTAGAGCGAGTTGATCTTCCAAAGTATTTGTCATAGACTTATTGTATAATTCCTTAATCATGCCCAAAGCCTTAGTTGGCATATTTGCTAATTTTAATGCGAGATTTTCTATCGTGTTTTCAAATTCTTCCGAAGAAACACATTTATAGATCATTCCCATTTTTTCTGCCTCTTCTGCGGAAATTTTATCCCCCAACATCGCTAATGCCAATGCTTTTTGAAACCCTATTAATCTTGGCAAAAAGAAGGTCCCACCACTATCTGGAACCAAACCGATTAAACTGAACGCTTGTATAAAACTAACTTTTTCGTGAGCCACAACTATATCGCAAGCCAATGCAATATTTGCTCCTGCTCCCGCTGCTACACCATTTACTGCTGCTATGACTGGTTTTTTTATATCACGTAATCTTGTAATTACTGGATTGTAATGCTCATCCAATATTTTTTTGAATCCGGGATTCAAGTCTGGATCGGTAACTTCTTTTAAATCTTGACCAGCACAAAATGCTTTTCCGTTACCGATTAGTACAATTGCTCTAACCTCTTGATTTTTCTCGCATGTATCTAAAGTATCCTGAAGTAAAAATGCCATTTCGCGATTAAAACTATTGAATACTTCTGGCCTATTTAGCGTTATTGTTGCTACTTTGTTTTCTATTTTTAGCTGGATGCTTTTACTCATATTTTTCTTTTATTGTGGATTCCTACCTTCGCAGGAATGACAAATTATTTTAAACATTTAAAATAATCAAATGGCTCTTGGCAATCGTCACACTGAAATTGTGCCTTACAAGCTGTTGAACCAAACTGACTGACTAATCTTGTATTTGTGGAACCACAATTGGTGCATTTCACTATTCGCTTCCCGTTAAGCAATACATCTTTGTCAGCTTCAGCATTTAGGGGTGCTGCTATTCCATAATCTTCTAATGCTTTTCTGCCTCTTGGTGTAATCCAATCGGTTGTCCAAGCTGGGTGCAGAATCAATTCTATTTCAGATTCGTAACCTGCTATTTTTAATGCCTTTTTTATATCGTCTCCTATCACATCCATTGCTGGACAACCACTGTAAGTTGGTGTGATTTCTACTTTTATGATATTATTTTCTATTACTGCAGAACGCACGATTCCCATATCCATTATTGAAAGCACAGGGATTTCTGGATCTGAGACTTTTTCCAAAATTGGAATTAAAGTTTCGTCTATGTTTTGTTCTGTTGTTGTCATTTTTTGGTTTGTGTGATTCTGAAACAAGTTCAGAATGACGCTAATCTTTCTTTTTAAGATTCCTGCCTGCGCAGGAATTTGTTACCATTCCATATTTGGATAAGCACGCTGCATAAATTGTAGTTCGGTTAACAAATACCCAAAATGCTCTGTATGGATACCTTCTTTCCCTCCTTTTTGAAAATATTTTGATTCTGGAATTTCTAAAGTTGATGCCTCCAATAGTTCATTTACATCTTTATAATAGCCATCTTTTAACTTTGTGACATCAACACCTATTCCTTCAGCAACCATTGCTTTATCCGCTTCGGTTTGAAGAAATAATTCGTTTGTATATGTCCATAAGTTATTGATGGCTTCTTGCATTTTTACTTTACTTTCATCTGTACCATCGCCTAAACGCTTTACCCAATCTGAAGAGAATCTTTCATGATAACGCACTTCCTTAATGCATTTTTTAGCAATTGCAGATAATGTGAGATCTTTACTTTTTTCTAATTCTGAAAGAAATGCTAAGTGATAGACATCGAATAAAAATTGTCGTCCGATCGTATAGGCGAAATCGGTATTTGGTTGCTCTACCAATAGCACATTTTTATAGTCACGTTCTTTACGAAGCAGAGCTATATCATCTTCCGTTCTTCCATCACCAGCAATTTTAGCAGCATATTGGAAGTAACTTCTTACTTGCCCGAATAAATCTAAAGATATATTAGTACAAGCGATATCGGTTTCTAAAGTTGGCCCATGACCGCAGAGCTCTCCCAAGCGCTGACCAAGGATTAAACTATTATCTGCGATACCGAGTATGTAATTGTATAAATTTTCGTTTTTCATATTATAACCTTTCCGCCTTTAAGGCTTCTTTCCTCGAAAATAAAAGACATTATTAACGATTAAAATTTAGTTTGATTTTATGAGATTCTTGCCTTCGCAGGAATTATTTACATATGTTTTACTTCGTCTGGTAAATCATAAAATGTTGGGTGACGATACACTTTATCTTGTGCTGGCTCAAATAATTCGCCATTATGTTCTGGATTTGAAGCAGTAATATTTTTACTTTCTACAACCCAAATACTAACTCCCTCATTTCTTCTCGTGTAAACATCTCTTGCATTTTCTAATGCCATTTCTGCATCAGCTGCGTGAAGACTTCCCGAGTGCCTGTGTTCTAATCCGTTTTTACTTCTTATGAAGATTTCCCAAAGTGGCCAGTTTTTCATTTGAAATTGAATTTGAAATTGAAGTCGAATTTGAAAGACTTCAATTTATATTTTTAATTCTAGTTACTATTATTCTAATTAATTGATCATTCTCATTTTTTAGATTTTTTAGATCTTCTTCTGAAAATAATTTTGCTTTAGTTTGAATATTTAAGTTTCTTAAAGATTCTCTTAATTCTTTTAGGCAAATTCTTAACTTATTAATTTTATCCTTGTCTGTCCCTGCTCCCAATACTTCTCCATAATTCAAAGCAGAAGAGCACGAAGAACGAATCAATTGTTTTGCTAGATAATCTCCTGCATAAGACAAAGGTTTTTTATCATATAATAAGATAATAGTTGCAGCAAAATCTTCAAGTCTTTAGGTTAAATCGAATTTTTTATCATTCATATCTTCGAATTCATATTCGATTTCAACTTCAAGCTCATTAAACAGCTTGTTTCTCTTTTCTTTCTTGTTTCTTCTCTGCGTGAGCCATTGCTGCATCTCTAACCCATTCTCCCTCTTCCCATGCTCCAACTCTCGCTTTCATTCTTTCTTTGTTACAAGGTCCATGACCTTTTACAACTTGCCAGAATTCATCCCAATCGATTGGTCCAAAATCATAGCTTTGTCGCTCCTCATTCCATTTTAAATCTGGATCTGGAATTGTAAGTCCTATTAAATCTGCCTGTGGTACTGTTTGATCTATAAATTGTTGACGTAAATCATCATTTGATTTTCTTTTTAACTTCCATTTCATGGATTGCTCGGTGTGCACAGATTCCGCATCTGTTGGACCCAACATCATTAAACTAGGCCACCACCAGCGATTTAGAGCATCTTGCGCCATATCTTTTTGTTCTGGAGTACCGTTTGCCAGTTTCATCATGATTTCAAAACCTTGACGTTGGTGAAAACTTTCTTCTTTACATACACGAATCATCGCTCTAGCGTATGGCCCGTAAGAGGTGTTACATAATGGCACTTGATTAATGATGGCTGCACCATCTACTAACCAACCAATGGCTCCCATATCTGCCCAAGTGATTGTTGGGTAATTAAAAATTGAAGAGTATTTGGCTTTACCTGTATGCAATTGCTCGTACATTTCGTCTCGAGAGATGCCTAAGGTTTCAGTTGCGGAATATAAATACAAACCATGTCCTGCTTCGTCTTGCACTTTAGCCAATAAGGCGACCTTTCTTCTTAAAGAAGGTGCTCTCGTGATCCAGTTACCTTCTGGAAGCATACCTACAATTTCAGAATGCGCATGCTGCGACATCTGTCTAATATGTGTTTGACGATATTTTTCTGGCATCCAATCTTTTGGTTCGATTTTCTCGTCTCTTGCAATACGTTCTTCGAATTGCTTTTCTAAATTTTTAACTTGTTCTTCACTCATTTTATTTAGCTTTTAGCTAATGGCTTTTGACCTTTAGCGTGTTGAACTTCTTTTTTATTAGCTATTGGCTGTTGGCCTTTAGCTGTTGGCGCGTTAAGGATGGAGCAACTGTTGGAGCTCATCTTTGATAGCGACTTGCGAGAGCCTGACCCTTAAGGTAACGCCCTAGTTATTCTTTTAAACATCAAAATCAACTATTACTTTATCACTAGTTGGTACAGCTTGACAGCTGAGTACTAAATTTTGACTTACTTCTTTCTCGTCTAAGGCGTAGTTAATTTTCATTTCTACGGAACCTTCTTTAACCTCACACTTACAGGTACTGCAAACACCACCTTTGCAAGCAAAAGGTAAATCGGCTCCTGCGCCCAAAGCTGCATCAAGAATATTGTCGTATTCTTTGGTCATGGTGAACGAAAACTCTTTTCCACCATCTACAATGGTTATTTCTGTGCCTTCTACGTTTTGCTGGGCCAAACGTTCGGCTCTTTTTATATCTTCTTCTGAAAGTCCTGTTACGAACAATTCAAAATGCACTAAATCTTTTGGCAGACCTGCTTGTATTAGGTATTCGCTTACGTAATTTACCATTTTTTCTGGTCCGCAAAGAAAGACTTCGCTCGTATCTGGAATGTCTATAAAAGTTTTTGTCAATACTTGCATTTTCTCGTCATCAAAACGACCGTTAAACAATTCGATGTCGCGACGTTCTTTCGTTAAGAAATAATAGATTTCCAACCTGCCGAAATATCTATTTCTAAGTTGTTCCAGCTCTTCTTTAAAGATGATGGATTTTGCTGTTTTATTAACATAAAATAATTTACAAGTCGCATTTGGCTCTGCCTTGAGATGTGTTTTAATCATCGATAGTACTGGTGTGATACCGCTACCTGCTGCAAAAAAGAGGTAATTTTTTGAGGCTTCAGGATTTGTCTCAACGCCAAAATTACCGCTGGGAACCATCACTTCCATAATATCTCCAGATCGCAATTTTTCATTGACATAAGTAGAAAATTTACCTCCTGCAATTTGCTTTACAGCAACTTGCCATTGCTTGTCAATTGGACTCGAACATAATGAATATGATCGTCGAACATCTTCATCATTAATGATCGCTTTTAGTGTTAAATGCTGACCTTGGCTATAATTGAAAGCCTCTTGTAAATCTGTAGGAATATCGAAAGTAATGACCGAAGTATCGTCAGTTTCCTTATAGACATTCGCTACTTTTATATTGTGAAATTCTGCCATTTATATCTAAAAACATCCTTTTCCGAAGAAATAGAAATTATTGTAATTTGTTTACTTGTTTGATTTAAATGATTCTCTCTTTAGAAAAAACCATAAACTAACACTTGTTAGTTTACAATACAAAGATACAAATTTTTATTCTTAACTAATTGTTAATTCCCTCAATAAGGACTTGACTAAGATTAATTGCTAAATCGTTTGCGCTAAGATCTTCTTTTTTGGGAATCCACAGATAAAGCGAACGCAAGGTTGTGAGCATAGAAAACATAATAACTTCTGGATTGCTGTTTTTTATTTCTTCGGAAGAAATGCCTTGTGCAATAATATTAAGAAAATTAGCCTCGTATTCGTTTCTAAGTTTCAAATAGTAGTTCAATTTATCTTCTAAGTGCATCCAATCGTTGTTTAGCGAAGCCATACCATTTGTATTATTCGCTGTGATTCTAACGTGTAAATCGACAACCTTTTTTAGTTTTTGAATTGATGTGGTTTCTGAATTTACGATGTCGTTCATTCCGTCTGTAAATTCTTCAGCAATAGCAATAATGATGATTTTTAAAATTTCCTGCTTTGAGCTTATGTGGTTATACAGACTTGCTGCTTTCATTCCCATTGCTGTTGCAAGATCGCGCATGGTTACAGCGCTAAAGCCTTTTTCCTTGAAAAGTTTTGCAGCTGTTTTTATGATCTCGTCTTTTCGTGTTTCCTGTTTCATTTTCTTAACCTGCCCCTTTCCGAAGAAAAGAGAATCCATGTTTTAAAAATTTTTAATTTGATAGTTAATTTGTAAATTTAAACAAAAAGAAGCTATGGGATTTTTAAGTTTTATTTTTGGTGCCAAAAAGCGCCAGGTTGAAGACTATCTAAAGAATAACGCTGTGATTTTAGATGTGAGAACTCAGCAAGAATGGGATGCTGGACACATTGCAAATTCTGTACACATCCCTTTGAACGAGCTCAATGACCGTGTTGATGAAGTTAAGGCTCTAAACCAACCTATAATTGCTTGTTGTGCAAGTGGTGTGCGATCTGCGAAAGCTGCCAAATTTCTAAATCTTAACAATATTGAGGCGATTAATGGTGGTGGTTGGCTAAACGTAAAAAGTAGGTTATAAATTTAATTGCTGAAGTGCCTCTGAGGAATTGATAGGATTTTCGTTATACTCCAATGTCCAGCCCAAAGAATTGGTCAAGATGTAAAATTTTGCGAGCTCACTAATGAGTCGGTTTTTGGCATTTTTCTTTAAATCTGAATTTTCAATTTTTTTCATTAATTGATCATTCACCGTTTTTTTTATGGAGTTATAATCTTTAGCCTCAAATTGATTGAGAAAATCTGCCTGAACATCGTAATACTCAAAATCTGGATTTATTTTTATTTCTTCGGAAGGTATGCTTGTAATACGCAATGTTTTTGTCAATTCATCGATCTCATATTCAATCAAACTCAAATCATAACTCACGGTCACGTCTGCATTTACAACAACTAACGCTTTTTTCTCTACTTCGATGAAATTCCCAAAAATTGCCTTTGAATTCTTATAGCTAAATACTTGGCTAAAATGACCTTCGGTTACAATTAACTTTCCAACATTTTTTAAAGATTCTTGAATAAGCGCTGAGTTCTCTTGAAGCACAATTTTATCTTCATTTTTATCACTACAGTATTTAAAACTGATGAGCACTACTACTGTAATCAATATTCCGAAGACAACTTTTCTCATATGTTGGTTATTTCTTAAGTTCAAGTTTTTCAGCAAAATAATCGCAAAAATCTTTCATCGTTGCAGTCATTTTTTCGTCTTGCGTTGCTCTATGAAAGGTGTTGCTCATCTCTACCAAAGTTTGGTGAAAAAACTGTTTCATCTCATCTACTGGCATATCTTTGGTCCATAAATCGATGCGCAAGGTCTCCTTTGCCTTTGCATCCCAAACTGCTAGCATCATGGCTTTGGCTTCTTCATTTGAGATACCACCATCTTCTGCGGTCCAATTTAATTTTTCTGGTACTCGATTCTCGTCAAGCTCTACCGTTAATTCTATTTTTGATGTATGTTTATTAGCCATTATTTTGGTGGTTTGTAATTTGATTTGTTAAAAATTTCAATAGCGTCGGTTTGTAACATTTGTTCCAAGGAGACATCATTGCCTTTCATGTAAGACCTTACGATTTGCCAACCCATATATTGCCCTAGTCGACCTGGCGTTTGATTGTCTAATTCTAGATAAAATTTTGAAAATGGTGCATCGGCAATAAATCGCGCTGGAAAAGCGCTGTCTGTACTGTAGAGCATTTCATTTTCTACAAATTCTGTCCAGATCATATCTTCGTTTTCTTTTGCGAATTCCAATTGTTCTGGCTTATATCCAATTTTCTCAGCATCGGTTTTGAACGGAATCATTTTGTCTTTGAAGTAGAGTTGTTTCCCGAAGAAAATCATCTCATCCAAAAAGGTTTTTTTTGGGGATTGAAAGATTTGTTTTTCTGCATATGCCTTTGCCAGATCCACAACAATTTGAGATGGTTTCAAATTCTCTGCTATGTACTTTGGGAAACCACCATAAAATTCATGCTTTTCTCCCAAATAATTATCTATAGCAATCAAAACAATAGAATCTGTAACCGCTACCTTATCACGATATTGCACAAAATTTGTAAGGGTGATTACTCTGGGCTCAGAAAATGTCTTATCATAATATTTTAAATGCTGAAACAGTCTTTCTATATCCTCTGCAATGATTTGAAAATCTCCAAATTGCTTATCGGTTTCATTATTTAATGCTATTTGAAAGGAATCTGTCATCCTTTCAACCCACAAAGAATCTGGAACTCTGCTCGAAAACAAAAAAGGAAACGTGGTTTGTAAATTATTTAAATCACTTGGTTTTGCTTCTGCGAAAGCACGATCAAATCGTTCTATTTGGATGTCTGTTTGAATTTTAGCTATTTCTGTTTCTAAGGCATCTTCATTTTTACAACTAAAAATGGACAACAGAATAAGGAAATTTAGCGCTATTTTTTTCATCTATATAATTATCAAAAATTTATAAAGTAAAATACCTTTTACTAACGTGATTTCTGAACTTATCTTATTATTTTTGTTTAACAAAGGTACTATTCTTTCAATAAAAACTCATTAAAATGCAAACAGAAAAAGTTGTTGACTACATTGTAAACTGGTTAAAAGACTACGCTACTAAAGCTGGTGTAAATGGATTTGTTATTGGGATTTCCGGAGGGATAGATTCTGCAGTAACCTCAACACTTTGCGCTAAAACTGGGTTGGATTTGCTTTGTATTGAAATGCCTATCCATCAAGCTCCAAGTCATGTGAGTAGAGCCCAAGAACATATTATTCAACTAAAAAAACGTTTCCCAAATGTCAAGGATACCCGTGTTGACTTAACTCCTGTTTTTGAGGAATTCAAAACTGAAGTCTCATTAGAGGGAAAACAAGCTACGGTTGATATGGCTTTGGCTAATACCAGAGCACGATTAAGAATGACGACACTGTACTACCATGCGGGACTTTTAGGCCTTTTAGTCGCTGGAACTGGGAATAAAGTGGAAGATTTTGGCGTTGGATTTTATACTAAATATGGAGATGGTGGTGTTGATTTGAGTCCAATTGCAGATTTAATGAAATCTGAAGTCTATAAAATAGGTGAATTTTTAGAAGTTCCAGAATCTATTATGAAAGCTGCTCCCAGTGATGGATTATTTGGTGATGCTAGAAGTGATGAAGACCAAATTGGAGCTTCATATCCAGAACTGGAATGGGCTATGCAAATGAAAGATGCTGGAAAAACAGAAGCTGATTTTACGGGTAGAAAAAAGGAAGTTTTTAAAATATTTACACGATACAATAGGTCTAACAATCACAAAATGATAGCAATACCTGTTTGCGAAATTCCCAACAATTTAAAGTAAACTTTGAATTTTTGTGTGTAAAAAATCGTAAATGTTGATTTTTTTTTTATTTTTACAACTCAAATCTCCACATTCTTGAATTTATTTTGGGTAAGTTCTGGCGTTCTTTACTAACCAACCAATTAAACCTCATGTATCATGATTAAATTACTCGTGGTGGACAACCATCCAATTGTAACAACTGGATTTGAGTTACTGTTTCAAAACCACCCTGAAATTAAAGTGGTGGGTACTGTTTCGAGCGGTGTTGATATTTTCGAATTTGTAAGAAGACATACAGTAGATGTCATTATTTGTGAAATTGAACTACCTGAACTTAACGGTATTACAGCTTTAAGAGCTATCAAAAAAGAACATGGCTATATTAATATTATCATGTTTAGCTATCATCCTGAAGAAATTTATGCCATTAGCAGTATAAAGGCAGGAGCTTCTGGTTTTGTTTCAAAAACCGAATCGACAGATGTCATCATAAAAGCGATCAAACGTGCTCATTCTGGGGAGATTTATTTGAGCGACAAAATGTCTAAACATCTCAATTACAATGAAACCAAACAGTCTAAAACCAGAATTTACAAACGTTTATCTACAAGAGAAGTAGAGGTTTTAAAATTATTATCCTCTGGCAAAAAGAACAAAGAAATTGCCCAAGAACTTGATATAAACGAGAAAACGGTAAGTACCTATAAAGCTAGACTTTTCAAAAAATTAAACGTAACAAATCTCATAGATTTGGTAAATCAAGGAAAGCATATGGATTTAACCTAAAATTTACTTCCAACTACTTTTCCTAGTTTTCTAGAAAGCAGCATCTTTAATCCTAAATAATCTTTTACATCTTCTAAAATACCCCTAGAATTGGCGTTCTCACGCAATGTATCGCTTTGATATTGGGAGACCTTTTTATCAATCAAATAACAACGTAGTGTCAAGATGGTTTGCGTCACCAACTGTGAAATAGAGTGCAATTTTTCCTTCGGAATAATATTTTTGCGTTCCCAATCATGTAATCTATAACGCTCATCATTCATTAATATAGAGGTTACATCACTTGCCAATTCTTGATCTAAACGGTTTATGAAGTTTTTGAGCTCAAATTCCGGATCTTGATGAAGGTTATCTATAATTGTGTAATACAGTGATTTGAAGTTTGTATTTGTAAACTGCATTTCATCTTCCTGCAAGTCTAAATATATCTTCTCAAATACTTTTGCATTATGGGTTACTGGCTCTAACTGTAATTCTCCTTCTTCGGTTTCTTTAAGAACTAGATCTTCAAAATCTTCAGTTTCTGTTCCGTAGAGTAAAAGAATTTCTATTATTTTTCGCTCTAATTCAAATTGTAAGTCAACTTTTGGCGCTTTGACTTCAGGCTTTACAACTTGAAATGCTTTTTGCTCAGTTTTATAAGGTTTATTGGAGTCTTGCGCTGTCTTCTTATCTAATTGCGCCAATGTAGTAAACAGTACTTCCTCACTAATATCCATTATACGAGAGCATTCTTGGATATACACCTCTTTTTTAATCTGGTCTGGAATTTTTGCAATACTATTAACAATCTCCCTAATCGTTTCTGCTTTTTTTATAGGATCATTGTTGGCTTCTTTTACTAAAAGTGATGCCTTAAACTGAATGAAATCTTTTGAGTTATCGTTGAGATATTCTGTTAATTCATCAAGTGTGTTTTTCTTTGCAAAACTATCTGGATCTTCACCTTCGGGAAAACCACAAACTCTTACATTCATACCTTGCTCTAAGATAAGATCAATACCACGAATAGACGCCCTTATTCCTGCTGCATCACCATCAAAAAGCACAGTGATATTATTGGTCAACCTATTGACTAAACGAATCTGTTCTGGCGTTAAAGCAGTACCAGAAGAGGCAACCACATTTTTTATTCCTGTTTGATAAAACTGAATAACATCTGTATAACCTTCAACTAAATAGCAATTATCTTCTTTAGCGATAGATTGCTTTGCGTGGTAAATTCCGTAGAGAATTTTACTTTTATGATAGACTTCACTTTCTGGGGAATTGAGATATTTGGCTGCTTTTTTATCTGCTTTCAAAATACGCCCTCCGAAACCTAAAATACGTCCGCTCATACTGTGAATAGGAAACATGACGCGACCTTTAAAGCGATCGAATTTTTTATCTGTTTTTACAATAGAAAGTCCTGTTTTTTCAAGAAATTCTAATTGGTAACCTTGCTTTAAC
It contains:
- a CDS encoding enoyl-CoA hydratase-related protein is translated as MSKSIQLKIENKVATITLNRPEVFNSFNREMAFLLQDTLDTCEKNQEVRAIVLIGNGKAFCAGQDLKEVTDPDLNPGFKKILDEHYNPVITRLRDIKKPVIAAVNGVAAGAGANIALACDIVVAHEKVSFIQAFSLIGLVPDSGGTFFLPRLIGFQKALALAMLGDKISAEEAEKMGMIYKCVSSEEFENTIENLALKLANMPTKALGMIKELYNKSMTNTLEDQLALESKLQIQAAQSVDYQEGVAAFIGKRKPEFKGR
- the paaD gene encoding 1,2-phenylacetyl-CoA epoxidase subunit PaaD is translated as MTTTEQNIDETLIPILEKVSDPEIPVLSIMDMGIVRSAVIENNIIKVEITPTYSGCPAMDVIGDDIKKALKIAGYESEIELILHPAWTTDWITPRGRKALEDYGIAAPLNAEADKDVLLNGKRIVKCTNCGSTNTRLVSQFGSTACKAQFQCDDCQEPFDYFKCLK
- the paaC gene encoding 1,2-phenylacetyl-CoA epoxidase subunit PaaC; this translates as MKNENLYNYILGIADNSLILGQRLGELCGHGPTLETDIACTNISLDLFGQVRSYFQYAAKIAGDGRTEDDIALLRKERDYKNVLLVEQPNTDFAYTIGRQFLFDVYHLAFLSELEKSKDLTLSAIAKKCIKEVRYHERFSSDWVKRLGDGTDESKVKMQEAINNLWTYTNELFLQTEADKAMVAEGIGVDVTKLKDGYYKDVNELLEASTLEIPESKYFQKGGKEGIHTEHFGYLLTELQFMQRAYPNMEW
- the paaB gene encoding 1,2-phenylacetyl-CoA epoxidase subunit PaaB; this translates as MKNWPLWEIFIRSKNGLEHRHSGSLHAADAEMALENARDVYTRRNEGVSIWVVESKNITASNPEHNGELFEPAQDKVYRHPTFYDLPDEVKHM
- the paaA gene encoding 1,2-phenylacetyl-CoA epoxidase subunit PaaA, giving the protein MSEEQVKNLEKQFEERIARDEKIEPKDWMPEKYRQTHIRQMSQHAHSEIVGMLPEGNWITRAPSLRRKVALLAKVQDEAGHGLYLYSATETLGISRDEMYEQLHTGKAKYSSIFNYPTITWADMGAIGWLVDGAAIINQVPLCNTSYGPYARAMIRVCKEESFHQRQGFEIMMKLANGTPEQKDMAQDALNRWWWPSLMMLGPTDAESVHTEQSMKWKLKRKSNDDLRQQFIDQTVPQADLIGLTIPDPDLKWNEERQSYDFGPIDWDEFWQVVKGHGPCNKERMKARVGAWEEGEWVRDAAMAHAEKKQERKEKQAV
- a CDS encoding 2Fe-2S iron-sulfur cluster-binding protein, whose amino-acid sequence is MAEFHNIKVANVYKETDDTSVITFDIPTDLQEAFNYSQGQHLTLKAIINDEDVRRSYSLCSSPIDKQWQVAVKQIAGGKFSTYVNEKLRSGDIMEVMVPSGNFGVETNPEASKNYLFFAAGSGITPVLSMIKTHLKAEPNATCKLFYVNKTAKSIIFKEELEQLRNRYFGRLEIYYFLTKERRDIELFNGRFDDEKMQVLTKTFIDIPDTSEVFLCGPEKMVNYVSEYLIQAGLPKDLVHFELFVTGLSEEDIKRAERLAQQNVEGTEITIVDGGKEFSFTMTKEYDNILDAALGAGADLPFACKGGVCSTCKCEVKEGSVEMKINYALDEKEVSQNLVLSCQAVPTSDKVIVDFDV
- a CDS encoding TetR/AcrR family transcriptional regulator, giving the protein MKQETRKDEIIKTAAKLFKEKGFSAVTMRDLATAMGMKAASLYNHISSKQEILKIIIIAIAEEFTDGMNDIVNSETTSIQKLKKVVDLHVRITANNTNGMASLNNDWMHLEDKLNYYLKLRNEYEANFLNIIAQGISSEEIKNSNPEVIMFSMLTTLRSLYLWIPKKEDLSANDLAINLSQVLIEGINN
- a CDS encoding rhodanese-like domain-containing protein, with the protein product MGFLSFIFGAKKRQVEDYLKNNAVILDVRTQQEWDAGHIANSVHIPLNELNDRVDEVKALNQPIIACCASGVRSAKAAKFLNLNNIEAINGGGWLNVKSRL
- a CDS encoding DUF4230 domain-containing protein, which translates into the protein MRKVVFGILITVVVLISFKYCSDKNEDKIVLQENSALIQESLKNVGKLIVTEGHFSQVFSYKNSKAIFGNFIEVEKKALVVVNADVTVSYDLSLIEYEIDELTKTLRITSIPSEEIKINPDFEYYDVQADFLNQFEAKDYNSIKKTVNDQLMKKIENSDLKKNAKNRLISELAKFYILTNSLGWTLEYNENPINSSEALQQLNL
- the gldC gene encoding gliding motility protein GldC — encoded protein: MANKHTSKIELTVELDENRVPEKLNWTAEDGGISNEEAKAMMLAVWDAKAKETLRIDLWTKDMPVDEMKQFFHQTLVEMSNTFHRATQDEKMTATMKDFCDYFAEKLELKK
- the gldB gene encoding gliding motility lipoprotein GldB; its protein translation is MKKIALNFLILLSIFSCKNEDALETEIAKIQTDIQIERFDRAFAEAKPSDLNNLQTTFPFLFSSRVPDSLWVERMTDSFQIALNNETDKQFGDFQIIAEDIERLFQHLKYYDKTFSEPRVITLTNFVQYRDKVAVTDSIVLIAIDNYLGEKHEFYGGFPKYIAENLKPSQIVVDLAKAYAEKQIFQSPKKTFLDEMIFFGKQLYFKDKMIPFKTDAEKIGYKPEQLEFAKENEDMIWTEFVENEMLYSTDSAFPARFIADAPFSKFYLELDNQTPGRLGQYMGWQIVRSYMKGNDVSLEQMLQTDAIEIFNKSNYKPPK
- the nadE gene encoding NAD(+) synthase, producing the protein MQTEKVVDYIVNWLKDYATKAGVNGFVIGISGGIDSAVTSTLCAKTGLDLLCIEMPIHQAPSHVSRAQEHIIQLKKRFPNVKDTRVDLTPVFEEFKTEVSLEGKQATVDMALANTRARLRMTTLYYHAGLLGLLVAGTGNKVEDFGVGFYTKYGDGGVDLSPIADLMKSEVYKIGEFLEVPESIMKAAPSDGLFGDARSDEDQIGASYPELEWAMQMKDAGKTEADFTGRKKEVFKIFTRYNRSNNHKMIAIPVCEIPNNLK
- a CDS encoding response regulator transcription factor, which encodes MIKLLVVDNHPIVTTGFELLFQNHPEIKVVGTVSSGVDIFEFVRRHTVDVIICEIELPELNGITALRAIKKEHGYINIIMFSYHPEEIYAISSIKAGASGFVSKTESTDVIIKAIKRAHSGEIYLSDKMSKHLNYNETKQSKTRIYKRLSTREVEVLKLLSSGKKNKEIAQELDINEKTVSTYKARLFKKLNVTNLIDLVNQGKHMDLT